The following nucleotide sequence is from Candidatus Flexicrinis affinis.
GCGCCCAAGCCCGCGACATCGTCCGCAAAAGACCCTGCACAGGCGTGGTCAACGGCGATCACTGATATTCAGCCCAACGCCATCCGACTGCGCGGCAAGCGTATCGATATGCTCATGGGCGAGGTCACGTTCAGCCAAGCGATTTTCCTCGCGCTGACCGGCCATCTGCCTAACGCGCATATCGCCCCGCTGCTGGACGCCATGTTCGTCTCCTCGATCGACCACGGCACGACACCGCCGTCGACGTTGGCCGCGCGCACCGCCGCCAGCACCGGCGCACCGATGAACGCCGCCATCGCAGCGGGACTGCTCAGCATCAACGCGTTCCACGGCGGCGCGGTGGAAGACGCCATGCGCATGATCGCCGACGTGCAGGCGCGCGTGTCGGGAGGAGCGACGCTCGACGACGCGGCGCAGGCATTGGTCGAGGAATACCGCGCCGCCAAGAAGGTGCTGTCTGGCATGGGGCACCGCGTCCACACCGCCGACCCGCGCACGCGTCAGCTTCTCGCGCTGGCGCATGAGAGCGGGGTCGCGGCCGCGGGTGTCGATACGATCCGAGCGTTGGAGCGCGCGTTCACGCGCGTCACCGGCAAGACCCTACCGATCAACGTGGACGGCGCGCTAGCCGCGATTCTCACCGACCTGCACATCCCGCCGGAACTTGGCAACGCGTTCTTTATGATCGCGCGCGTGCCCGGCCTCGTCGCTCATGTCGCTGAAGAGAAGACGCGCGAAAAACCCATGCGCGTGATCTACCCCAATCAGGCCGTTTACGACGGGCCGGAATCGGAATAATGGCATCGGAGTCCCTGCTGATGATGAAATTTGTACTTGCTGTTGCTTTTGTACTGCTCGTCCTCGGCAGCCTGATGACGGTCGTTGTGTCGGCTCAGAACGCGGGCGCGAGTCAGGTTCTCAGCGTGGACTTCGAGTCGGAGATTCTCGGACGCATCGCCCAGTACAACATCTACCTGCCCGCGGGATATGACTACACCGATCAGCGCTACCCCGTCGTTTATTTGCTGCATGGGCGCGGGGATACGATGGCCGCGTGGTTGAACGTACGCTCGACGCTCGACACATTAATCGCCGACGGCGACATGCCGCCGGTCATCGCAGTCATGCCCGACATGCCGTCATCGGATCGCGGCGGCTACTATGTCGACTCGGCGTATACCGGTATGCTCTACCGTGCCGAGCCGGTCGAAACCGCGTTCTTTGCCGACCTCATCCCACACATCGACTCGAGGTATCGCACCATCGCCGATCGCACCTCGCGGATCGTCGGCGGCTATTCAATGGGCGGCTACGGCGCGATCCGCTACGTCCTCGCGCATCCCGAGCATTTCATGGGTGCGATCATCCTCAGTCCGGCGGTATATACGCCGCTCCCGCCGGCCGACTCCAGCACGCGCGAGTTTGGGGCATTTGGCACCGATACGGCGCTGTTCGATGCGGACATCTACACTGCGCTTAACTATCCGGCCCTACTCGAACAGTTTACGGGTGAGTTTCGGCTCAACCTGTTCATCGCGGTCGGCGATGACGAGTGGCGGCATCCGAACCCCGACGACATCGAGCACGATCTCGACTTCGAGGCGCACCGGTTCTTCAACCGTGTGTCGCGAGTCGGCGGGATCGCCTCGGAGTTCCGTGTCTACAACGGCGGACATGATTGGGACGTCTGGGAGCCCGGATTCGCGGAAGGCATTCGCTACCTCTCCAACTTCCTGAACACGACGCCGCCCGACTCCGCTACCCGTTCATCGCCGCAAGGCTGGCTGACCGGCACGTCCAGCGATGACGTCGCCGGCGGAATCGCAACCGACGGGCACGGCAACACGATTCTGGCGCTTGGAGTGCAGGGCGGTCTCGACGGCCAGCCCTATGCAGGCGGCATGGACATCGCAGTCGTCAAGTACGGCCCCGACCGCGCGGTGCAGTGGGTGCGGCAGGTCGGCACATCCGGCAACGATCGACCGTACGGGCTTGTCGTGACACAGCAGCAGGAGATTGTCGTCGCGGGATACACGCAGGGCGATCTTGCCGGCACCGGTTCAGCGGGCGGCGACGACATCGTGGTCCTCAAGCTGAGCGCCAACGGCGACGTGCTCTGGACGACACAGATCGGGACGCCGGAGGCCGACCGCGGCTATGCGATTGCGCTGCTTCACAGTGACGAAGTCGTCGTCACGGGCTATACGAAAGGCGCGTTTGCCACGGAGAACGCGGGCGACAAGGATGTGATCGTTGCACGGGTGCGATCGGACGGTTCCATCGATTGGACCCATCAGTTCGGTGGCGAAGGTGAGGACAAAGGTCAGGCCGTCGCGGTTGGCCCGGATGGCACAGTCTACGTCGGTGGCATGAGCAGCAGCGCGCTGACGTCCGACTTCGCGGGTGGCATCGACGGATTCGTGGCTGCAATGTCCGCATCCGGCGAGCTTACGGCGTTGACGCAGTTCGGAACCGCCGAATGGGACGAGGTCACCGGAGTCGTCGCGACGGAAGCGCACGTTGCCGTGACGGGCTTCTCGGCTGGAGACTTCGTCGGCACGCTCGACGGGGACAAGGACATCACATTCGCCGCCTTTGACTCGAGTCTTCAGCGTGTGGCCGCCGACCAGCTTGGCAGCACCTTGAACGACAAAGGCGCGGCGATCACCACCCTGCCCGACGGGTCGTTCGTCGTCGCTGCGTACAGCGATGGCAGCGTCGCCGGCGCGGTCGGCGACTTCGATATCGTGATCGTCCGGTACTCACCCACGTTCGAACGGCAGTCCGTGATCCAGCTTGGCACGACCGAACGCGACGGCACCGACGAGTGGGCCGAAAAGAACTTGTTCATCTCGCGCGACGGCGAGTCCGTGCTGGTCTCGGGTCTCACGCTCGGCAGCTTGGATGCATCGGCCAATCAGGGCGGCAGCGACGTCTTCGTTGTTGTCATCGAATAGTCGCGTGAGCGTCGGCCGGGCGCGCTCGTACGGCGCGGGTCGGCTTGATACACTATGCCGGATGCGACCTTCGACAGTGGGATCGAAGTGCCACCCGTGACCCGAACAAGACGGACAACGCCAACCGACACGATCGACATCGCCGGCGTATCCGTCCGGGTTACGCGCAAGCGAATCAAGGCACTGCGCTTGACCGTCCATCCGCCGGACGGCGAGGTGCGCGTCTCCGCGCCGCACGCGGTTCCGATCAACGCAATTCATGCGTTCGTCGAGTCGCGCGTTGGCTGGATAAGAAAGCATCAAGAGCGCATCCGCGCCTCAGCGCCCGTTCTCCTTGACTACGCGACCGGCGAGATGATCGCGTTCGACGGACGGTTGTATCCGCTCGAGGTCGTTTACCGGGCTCAGCGGCCGACTGTCACACTGCTCCACGACTCGCGTATCGTGATGACGATCCCGCCCGATTTCGACCGATCAAAACGCGAGCGAACCCTGCACGCGTGGTATCGCGCGCACCTCGAAGCGGTCGTTCCGCCGATGATCGCTGCGTGGGAGCCACGCCTCGGTGTCTCCGTTGCCGAGTGGCGCATCCGCGAGATGAAGACGCGTTGGGGCACGTGCAGCATAAAGGCGCGCCGGATATGGCTCAACCTCGAACTGGCGACCAAAC
It contains:
- a CDS encoding citryl-CoA lyase; the protein is MPAPKPATSSAKDPAQAWSTAITDIQPNAIRLRGKRIDMLMGEVTFSQAIFLALTGHLPNAHIAPLLDAMFVSSIDHGTTPPSTLAARTAASTGAPMNAAIAAGLLSINAFHGGAVEDAMRMIADVQARVSGGATLDDAAQALVEEYRAAKKVLSGMGHRVHTADPRTRQLLALAHESGVAAAGVDTIRALERAFTRVTGKTLPINVDGALAAILTDLHIPPELGNAFFMIARVPGLVAHVAEEKTREKPMRVIYPNQAVYDGPESE
- a CDS encoding alpha/beta hydrolase; protein product: MMKFVLAVAFVLLVLGSLMTVVVSAQNAGASQVLSVDFESEILGRIAQYNIYLPAGYDYTDQRYPVVYLLHGRGDTMAAWLNVRSTLDTLIADGDMPPVIAVMPDMPSSDRGGYYVDSAYTGMLYRAEPVETAFFADLIPHIDSRYRTIADRTSRIVGGYSMGGYGAIRYVLAHPEHFMGAIILSPAVYTPLPPADSSTREFGAFGTDTALFDADIYTALNYPALLEQFTGEFRLNLFIAVGDDEWRHPNPDDIEHDLDFEAHRFFNRVSRVGGIASEFRVYNGGHDWDVWEPGFAEGIRYLSNFLNTTPPDSATRSSPQGWLTGTSSDDVAGGIATDGHGNTILALGVQGGLDGQPYAGGMDIAVVKYGPDRAVQWVRQVGTSGNDRPYGLVVTQQQEIVVAGYTQGDLAGTGSAGGDDIVVLKLSANGDVLWTTQIGTPEADRGYAIALLHSDEVVVTGYTKGAFATENAGDKDVIVARVRSDGSIDWTHQFGGEGEDKGQAVAVGPDGTVYVGGMSSSALTSDFAGGIDGFVAAMSASGELTALTQFGTAEWDEVTGVVATEAHVAVTGFSAGDFVGTLDGDKDITFAAFDSSLQRVAADQLGSTLNDKGAAITTLPDGSFVVAAYSDGSVAGAVGDFDIVIVRYSPTFERQSVIQLGTTERDGTDEWAEKNLFISRDGESVLVSGLTLGSLDASANQGGSDVFVVVIE
- a CDS encoding M48 family metallopeptidase; its protein translation is MDIAGVSVRVTRKRIKALRLTVHPPDGEVRVSAPHAVPINAIHAFVESRVGWIRKHQERIRASAPVLLDYATGEMIAFDGRLYPLEVVYRAQRPTVTLLHDSRIVMTIPPDFDRSKRERTLHAWYRAHLEAVVPPMIAAWEPRLGVSVAEWRIREMKTRWGTCSIKARRIWLNLELATKPPECLEYLVVHELVHLLEPSHNARFKALMDRHLPDWRALRAALNRGQHRQDD